One genomic segment of Pempheris klunzingeri isolate RE-2024b chromosome 21, fPemKlu1.hap1, whole genome shotgun sequence includes these proteins:
- the ackr4b gene encoding atypical chemokine receptor 4b, which translates to MEDFYYHDDEDSNLNDSYDYNYEHSVCDKEAVRSFAGVFIPVIYALALVVGLAGNALVVVVYTSKLRLRTLTDVCILNLAISDLLLLFTLPFWAADAIHGWRLGSAACKLTSFLYSTNFSCGMLLLACISVDRYRAVALNPTSRTGINPRVRGQWLLVCVVLWGVASFLGLPELIFSTVKHSHHRTSCTAIYPPSMARPAKAALELLEVILRFLLPFLVMTVCYCCVGRALNRAAGVQRDRKWRALRVLLAVVAVFLLTQLPYNVVKLCRAMDVIYILVTDCDASKSLDHALQVTEALALTHACINPVLYAFIGSSFRGHVLKAVKHLGQRLGRHPTHTNEEPTVEIALNMRNQTQSQSGSEDQDTSTFTI; encoded by the coding sequence ATGGAAGATTTCTATTATCATGACGACGAGGACTCCAACTTAAATGACAGTTATGATTACAATTACGAACACTCTGTTTGTGACAAGGAGGCAGTGCGCTCTTTTGCCGGTGTCTTCATCCCGGTCATCTACGCCCTGGCTCTGGTGGTGGGCCTGGCTGGGAATGCCCTGGTAGTAGTGGTCTACACATCAAAGCTGCGACTGCGAACCTTGACGGATGTGTGCATCCTTAACCTCGCCATTTCAgatttgctgcttctcttcACCCTGCCTTTCTGGGCGGCTGATGCCATCCACGGCTGGAGATTGGGTTCAGCAGCCTGCAAGCTCACCTCCTTCCTCTACAGCACCAACTTTAGCTGCGGCATGCTGCTGCTGGCGTGTATCAGCGTGGATCGCTACCGTGCTGTAGCCCTAAACCCAACAAGCAGGACCGGGATAAATCCACGGGTGAGGGGACAGTGGctcttggtgtgtgtggtgttgtggGGTGTAGCCAGCTTTCTTGGACTTCCTGAACTTATCTTCTCCACGGTGAAGCACTCCCATCACAGAACGAGCTGTACAGCCATCTACCCACCAAGCATGGCCCGACCAGCAAAggctgctctggagctgctggaggtgatCCTTAGATTTCTGCTCCCTTTCTTGGTCATGACGGTGTGCTACTGCTGTGTAGGGCGGGCCCTGAACCGGGCAGCTGGGGTGCAGAGAGACCGGAAGTGGCGTGCCCTGCGGGTCCTGTTGGCTGTGGTGGCTGTATTCCTACTCACCCAGCTGCCCTACAACGTGGTCAAGCTGTGCCGAGCGATGGATGTCATCTACATCCTTGTGACCGACTGTGACGCCAGCAAGAGTCTGGACCATGCTCTCCAAGTGACGGAGGCTCTGGCTCTGACCCACGCCTGCATTAACCCTGTCCTCTATGCCTTCATTGGATCCTCCTTCAGAGGACACGTCCTCAAGGCTGTCAAGCACCTTGGGCAGCGACTTGGGAGACACCCGACACATACTAACGAGGAGCCGACAGTGGAGATAGCCCTCAACATGCGCAATCAAACGCAATCTCAGTCTGGTTCAGAAGACCAAGACACCAGCACCTTTACTATTTAA